A region from the Clostridiisalibacter paucivorans DSM 22131 genome encodes:
- the nhaC gene encoding Na+/H+ antiporter NhaC — protein sequence MEKVKKFKEIRIPKLWEALVPIIGMMVIIIVGILKYELEPHIPIVLACVLASFMAVRLGFSWNNILKGMLQSIYRAMEALIIVMIVGMLIGTWVSSGTVPAMVYYGLGLISPTIFLPTGAILCAIVSVATGSAWTSSGTVGIALMSIAAGLGINPALAAGMVISGAYFGDKLSPLSDSTNVAAATAEAPLYEHVGAMLSTTLPSFIISLIIYGIIGFKIGGGNFDPGRVELIRSTIFENFNINIWLLIPPLFVIIAAIKKVPSIPSLLAASGLGGIFAMIFQGRGLGEVLLNFHYGFKGNTGVEIVDKLLNRGGLNSMMWTISLIIFALAFGGILEKAGFTEVILGSLVKRVKSLGGLVSLTIITGILGDFVLTDQYLSIIVPGRMYAKAYDERNLDRKFLSRTLEDGGTMWSALVPWNGCGAYQAATLGVATFSYLPYAFMNLINPIVAITFTYLGIFVFYKNKNKNK from the coding sequence GGAAGCATTAGTTCCTATTATAGGTATGATGGTAATAATAATAGTAGGAATATTAAAATATGAGTTAGAGCCTCATATACCTATTGTCTTAGCATGTGTATTGGCTTCTTTTATGGCTGTTAGGTTAGGTTTTTCATGGAATAATATATTAAAAGGAATGCTTCAAAGTATATATAGAGCAATGGAGGCATTAATTATAGTAATGATAGTAGGTATGTTGATTGGTACTTGGGTTTCATCAGGGACTGTACCAGCAATGGTATATTATGGATTAGGGTTAATTTCTCCAACTATATTTTTGCCTACAGGGGCAATATTATGTGCAATAGTTTCAGTTGCAACAGGTAGTGCATGGACATCATCGGGAACTGTTGGTATAGCCCTTATGAGTATAGCAGCAGGATTAGGTATAAATCCAGCCTTAGCAGCAGGAATGGTAATATCAGGGGCTTACTTTGGGGATAAACTATCACCTCTTTCTGATAGTACTAATGTTGCAGCTGCAACTGCTGAAGCACCACTTTATGAACATGTGGGGGCCATGTTATCTACTACTTTACCAAGTTTTATAATATCTTTAATAATATATGGAATTATTGGGTTCAAAATTGGAGGGGGAAATTTTGATCCAGGTAGAGTTGAGTTGATTAGAAGTACTATATTTGAGAATTTTAATATCAATATATGGTTGTTAATACCACCGCTATTTGTAATAATTGCAGCAATTAAAAAAGTTCCCAGTATACCATCTTTATTGGCAGCATCAGGGCTGGGTGGAATATTTGCAATGATATTTCAAGGAAGAGGACTAGGGGAAGTATTATTAAATTTTCATTATGGATTTAAAGGAAATACAGGAGTAGAAATAGTAGATAAATTACTAAATCGTGGTGGTTTGAATTCCATGATGTGGACTATATCATTGATAATATTTGCATTGGCATTTGGAGGCATATTAGAAAAAGCAGGATTTACAGAGGTTATACTAGGTAGTTTAGTTAAAAGAGTTAAATCTTTAGGGGGATTAGTTTCGTTAACTATCATTACTGGGATTTTAGGAGATTTTGTATTAACAGATCAATATCTATCAATAATAGTTCCAGGTAGGATGTATGCAAAAGCATATGATGAACGAAATTTAGACAGGAAATTTTTATCTAGAACCTTAGAAGACGGTGGGACTATGTGGTCAGCATTAGTTCCTTGGAATGGATGTGGAGCATATCAAGCGGCAACGCTGGGAGTAGCTACATTTTCTTATTTGCCATATGCTTTTATGAATTTAATAAATCCTATTGTAGCAATAACATTTACTTATTTAGGGATTTTTGTGTTTTATAAAAATAAAAATAAGAACAAATAA